Below is a window of Apis mellifera strain DH4 linkage group LG15, Amel_HAv3.1, whole genome shotgun sequence DNA.
ttttgttaaaaatcattCACAATAATTCGAGTGAAGTACGCATGaacaatataagaaaaaaaaaataattaaaaaaactttatcaaaagatactaaattttttaatttggtaattaaaatagaaaatttcatatataattaatcttgaaaataaGTGTGCCTATAAATAAGTACTTTATTACACCTTGATGCACATTTgtcttgattaaatattttatcttattctttttagGTTCACATTGATAAGATAGACTatacatacaatattaatatattcgcagGATATTTTCAGAAGATTAATTCTATCAAATGCAAAAGTTGAGATACAAAAATGTGaattgagatatatttattaagttataaagaaataaagtttAGACAAAGAGTGATGGAGATAGAGTGAAATAGCTCCATCTAACATAAACTTCATTTgttcgtaatttaataaataaacttgaaGTGATATGTATTTGTATCCcattttatgtttatgtttTAGTTTCTAAAATCCTTTCAAAGATATtcacgaatataatattaatattttataagaataaatatataagatttagtcataattaaatcataatttataatattttatttattatatttcttttaccttaattttatacaaaaatcatattattattttacaaatttttaaaaaatttcatatatatcagaaaattttattattttcattttcaatttatttttaaaatataaatttcttaagttTCCAGCAATTACTACAGTCTATAATGATATCtcgatattatgaaatatttcataatcaaaatattttgttataaaaataattcaatatcattatggacaataaaaattattaataaatattttgaacaaataaattattcttcattcTCATATCatcgttatataaatttattttaaaatttttttattaattcctctATACctcattttttccaaaataatcaattaataaaatagtaattataatcattcaaAGCAAATATTATATCCACTTACTCTAACCGTGTCGTAGAAAATCATCCTGCAGAATCACTATAATAAACAGTTCTACAATATTTCTACATTTATTCACAAATCACCAACAaacaacaaattataaatccgACAAACTGttcataaattgaaaataaatatataagtaagatttattacaatttttatcaatttaaaaatacctcGAAAATCCATCAAACAACATGCAACTGCCATTATGTAACATCTTCGTGTATAATGAAATACAAGTGATTATTAAGTGATTATCTATATAatcaacgaataattaaaaaatatcattaaaatatactattcttattaaaatctattatcacttttattattacaattaattttagatagaaTAATTTCCACGAAACACTGAACTAACCGATAATACAGGTTTCTATAGTTTTTATTACAAGTTTTTATTATGGCGTATCGATTGAATGAAGTATAGGAATTAAAACGAGAGACTGGTCAAGTTGTAGTAACCAGAGTGGAGCTTTGCTCGCGACACCATCGCAAGTGGTTTTGTGAAATAAGCGACTGTGTGTCTTATACGGAACGGAAGACCGTTATACAACAACTATGATACAACGAACTCGTGGAAACAGTGAAAGGATTATGCTACAAGAAGGCGTATTTCTTAGCGGATTGATGGATAAAAATGCTAAAGCTATTTCAGATGGGGTGTATTCAGTTGGATGGTTAATGatcttcttatatatatacaattggtaattttgatacaaaatgttggaagttaaaaattaaaggtaataattattaacaggtttattttaaacaattttgatgattaaatgattataaatatgtctgttattataataaagaatattttatatatatgaaattgtatataaaaaatatttttgaagcaagatattgataaaagaTTTGGAATGGGTTTGAGTCAGGTTTATAGATTGCACCTATAACATTTAAAGAagatttaggttaggtttaggttggaataaatttatgataggTAAAAGTTAGATAGTTCTAGATTAGATTTGGATTTTTGgattagatttagattaaatagatttaagtTCAATTTAAAGTAAGTTTCtgtttaaagtaaatttagattagaattaaattagattttagttcgatattattttcttctgatctatccacatttttttttcaatattatagttattaaatttaatatttctttatagtgtcttattctttctttatagcaataatttgtataaaatatttttcattactatTGTTtggtcaaaataaataatcgaataataaatatgaaataaatcatttgtgAAGCCAAACATTTATATGTatgactatttttatttattttatttttgaaaaaaaacaaagaataaatgaatctttttaaaattgaaaaaaaaatttaatttacttaatttcagatatttatattatttaaactatttttctgttttattattattttatctattatgtcACAaagttctaatttttaaaaaattatattaagttaCTCTCAAATATGGAAAACTATCtacaaatatttactttaaataatattatcttgttatacacgtatatatttattttaaaaggaataatttccttaattatatttgtatttttttttaaatcaatcttaTCTCTATTCTATTTACTTCATTGCTCAAATATCATAATGTAttatactttgaatatttttctacgcATATCTTGCATAAAACATTCAGCAGTTTAATAATCGTcattgatcgatcgaatcaaCGATCCTTCCAATGAAAAACGAAAGATAGATAATTTAGCGTGGAATCGGTGTGAGGTTGTCCGCAATCGTAATAAAACGATGGAAATATTGGAATCGGCGCAATATGATTCTACGACGGATcgcgaaatgaaacgaaacaatGTTTGCGTTGCGCGGAACGTTGAAtcaccctctctctccctctgacACCCCTGTTTCCCTTGCCCTTTCGCCTCTTCTCAGTCTCTCTCGCTGCCTCTTTCTCTCCGGCTGGGAATCGAAGATTTGTTAATATCGAGCGCCTAGCTAGTGCCATGTCAAAATGGCCGACGTTTAGTCCACCCTTAATTCCGATTTAACTGAACGTTGATCCGCGACGCGTATATTAACGGTAGATTACGTATTATATGCAAAAGTTTCAATGGAGggttttgatttaatttaatttaatttttgaaaagtttcgatCATTTATTAACCCTTTGGAAAGGGTTACTTTCGTTccattaactttaaaattaaaggcAGAATTtaggaattaagaaaaaattacgtatatatagaGTGTTCCAAAAATCGTGGTGAttctatatgtaaaaatttcgattatttgttaaattctttactcgctcattttcaatatttcgttccattaactttaaaaataagatcgattttaggataaaaattatagaattatctgTACAAagcgtttcaaaaattttgatacagttgataattgataattttatatgcaaaataaaataataaaagaaaaaaagaataaaattttttcacgatctttgtttttgaaaaaaataagtttaaaaattttttaatatattaattagacttttctatatattaattagactGAAActgatcaaattatattttttaaaaatattttaattttttgtaacggaataaacttgaaaattgttatattgaaaatttgaaaaatatgatttattaatttattaaatttatcattatatatagaatatgttAGATAAAATCgtcaattattattgcaaaatataatttcgaaaattttggggatttttaagaatataataggaattagtgaatattaaaaatggttCATTGTTGTAGATATATCATTTCTTaagtagatatataattttttgtttttataaaaaaaatattagagttaattattataattataattattttaatttaaaaactaagaattaataattgttctaAATAGGCCATTAATGTCggtaaaatgatatattagtaAAGTACGAGAGTGATAAGTAAGATAAGATTTGAAAACTGTAACAACATTGCAAATATTAACTTCTACATTGTATAGATATTTTGTAGATAGTCATAcattataagtttttaattaatttctacgaTTAGATTTTAtcacgataaatataaaatattttatttaaaaggaaaaaattttgattagaaattaataatatatgattatttgtaatttttataatatattatgttgatgaagttatatataataagaatttttatcttttaataaataatttaaattaattaacttcttttaataaataatttaatttacttaaatttatttaaaaaaaaagacataaaTAAATCATGATTTAACTGATTTTTACCAAttaatcattcattatttaatattacagattttttattcaattttaattttaattacaaaagataaatttatatataaatatatcttgtatcattcttttcatattattaatttaaaatattcaatatttaaacattataaaatattttcttcctttatatatctttttacaaatcattaaaaaaaattaatcataacaattaaatattttttgtttatttataataaaataaatttttaacaaaaattattttaattaattttgataaaggaagaaaattgatttaataaaaacgattttttttttaacttttggaaatactatttcaattttctaatcgAACGATTCAATCAACAAAACTACGATTATGTTTGAATCatccattttaaaaagatccctaaaaagatgaagaaatataCAGTGTCGCAAACTTTCCAATCAAGCTGTACGCGTATTCGTGTCGACGTTAAACACTCGACTGTGCTAAACCAGAGCTTAAACAAGTAAACGCGCGAGAAACATCATCTAATCGCGTCGTGAACAGTTGACAGTCGTGCGCATGTTTTGTCGTGTAGTTAAGTCGAAATTACTACTAAactattcgtaaaaattttatccgtATCGCACTAATATcaccaagaaaaaaaaaaaaaatctcaatcaaacgagtaattaaaacgaaaaaagaatcgaaaatgtGTTCGAATTCGACGACCGTGTTACTGAAAAAACGCGAAAGGACACAAAACTGGATCCCTGAGGAGAAAAACGTCTTATTCTCGTTAATCAAGGGACACGTGAATGCaatcgaaaacaaaaaaatcgaCGCGGCCGCGTCCGCGATGAAAATGTTAGCCTGGCAACAGATTCACCGTACCTTTCGTGGAATGTTCTCCACAGACAGGGATATCACCAGAATGAGAGAACAATGGAGAAGAATGAAGTCGCAGGCGAGGATGGAGATGTATACTTTTGCGGAAAAGGTTAATCAATTGTTGCATTTCCGTTACATCGATTAGCGTTAACCAATTTATGAtcgattaaatcgatcgagtaaaagtaaataaaagctGTATTTACATTAGACAACTTATCCAAGATTGATCACCAATTGATCTTCGACAAATGGTAttgtttaaatgtatatatatatatatatggcatGTGATGGAAAAGCAACGATCCAAAATATAAACACGAAAGGTTAAGTTCTAATCTGTCGATAATATTGTGTATTTGTGTTATTATTCAGTGCGTGAGAAATATAAGCATTGAAGCTTTGAAGGTTAGTTTGTTTTTATATCTAGATGTAAACTATTCACTAACGTGAatcaaatcgatcgaaaatagacgaattatttatacaattttacacaaacatcaaaaaaaaaaaaataaagttttaatgtTCATCATAGCATTATAAGACAGATGCGTATAAACTGTAAATTGTTTCTGTGTTTTACAATACTGGATTTACACTGCTGTTCTCGTGAGATACAATTGTAATAGTTTACAAACTATGTTCATTGTGAATACTTTTGCGAATAATAAACAATGTGCAACGAACTAGCcagcaaataatatttataaacttttcgtTGGTGAATATACGCCTTAATGTTACGATTGTAAAAAGAGACATTCACTAAGAATTTAGTCTGCTTATTGATTTCAATGACTTTGAAATATTGTCAAACTTTTTGCTATATATATTCCTACtttaatttcagatattttcataaaaaaagtaatatcaaatttaagttaaaaatacattCTTTCTGATGTTGTCgtctaataataatctaaacaaTAAAGGAGAAATGTTAGATTaggttatataatattatatagattagattttattgatttattatattttatatcattataatataaattacttttagtaattattataatcgattgaaattataccaatttataattattacatacatatttagaaattcatatgattcaatttcattatgattaaattttttagttttctatttattttttatctaatgtatttacgatttaaaatttttgctatgtctataaatgttatataaattataaatatatctaccaatatattaaatacaagtaataatatatttgtcataaaaagcaaaatatgatatatattatcaattataaatttaagtttaataaatgtttttcttttaaatagctTCTtggaaattaaagttaaatgatactaaatatatataaataaatatagaaagaaattatgtaaatagtgattttaacaaaatatttcgaaggtattaaaattcatgaaaaagttaaatttttaaataattctgaactatttttattgaatcaaaaatcgttaatattaaattattatgaaggACTTGATCAATTTAATGTTCGATCAAAAGTTGCCTAATGTAAACGCGGTTTTAGAAACAATAATGATTGATCgaatgtttgaaaaatgaatgagCGTGTCTTCAAAACCTTTCTTTTTGATTAAGAAGTTTTTAAATGGAGACCATAATTTTAAACGTTGTATGTTTTGATCTTTTCaagatggattttttttttaataataaatataataatgataatgataggatcaacttattttaatttttattattttattagaacaatttatatgaagaaataatttgtgtagaaaaattatttttttatatctttatttaatattgatgaaattgcataaatcagattttaaatttaagtttaaatttaaataattttaataggatcttcttataagattaaaatagctttaaatattcaaactctttttttttttatttatttagaattgtaatttttctgtCATGTTCTTATTACAGTAAACAAACAATGTATATATGACTTttagcaatatatataatattatttcatgtttatttaaatataagtacataaatacatatatatttgaaataattatttttaatatgtattatacatatgtatttgtatattaatgattacatattttaatttttaacattcgaCGCTATTATTTTAcgctattatttataaatacatatttattaacaaattttaatttgtgtaatttttaatacctaCGTGAATATCCAATTATTAAAaccatatttattgaaataacaaaataaaaatattgttttacaaatttcCAGATTATAGGAATTGATAACGAACTCTtccttcaataaaatttatttaaattatcttccttttttatacaaaagagatattaatatatttaatcaataaaaacgatattttttagcTGTTCATCATgccaaaatgaaattattctataaagaaCAATACAAAATCTTATATcttctgttaaaattttttcatacatatatcattttgaatataaaatacaaaaacaaaacaaaaattatcattttcatacaaatatatgtatatatatatataatacatagatATTAAAGAATCATTTTAACCTACacccaaattaattaaaaattaaaatatacgagGAGAAAACATTAAATTCTTGCTATTAAGAAACGCATTAACCTATAACAcgcaaatatttaagaaaaaaatataaacattcttctccttctcctacataaaacgaataaaaaaagaatcacaagttttatcattttatattttacataaaaataacgcTAATACCGATTACAAATTAGATGAAAACCTTGGGGCCGGAAGAGGCAGCCAAATGTCGCCCATCAGATCTTTCCATCGAGGTATGgaaattgatggaaaaaacgagaaaaaacgaCGGAGACAAGGATCGGTCGGACGAAAACGGTCGGAGAAGTCCAGAAAATTTGACGAGTTTGCAGGCAATTCTGAACAAGCTGACGGCCACCACGCCGGAAGTGACTACGGTGAACGAAATTAAAGTTGACGCGGATAGCGACGAGTACAATACAGAGGAGGACAGTAGTCAGAGTGAAATTCTTAAGGAAAAACCAGGTGTCTCGCAAAAAAAACGATTACGGATTTCTGAGGAGGAGCCGATAGATTTGCCTGAACAAGGATTCAATTCTATGGATACTATGATTTGCGATggtatctataatttttctaatatatatatctatattatagaGCGTTTGATAACTGGAAgtgatatgtaatatatatgtgaatataaattgaaaaaaagagaataaaatttttttcatttgaagtttctgaaaaatttgaatttaaaaattaatcgaaaatttaattttcgattggatattgtttatattaatattattatatcactgTATTATTGctagaagattattttatatgtgaaaatgagtagagaatatagaataaatttttttcaaaaattaactttaaagagataaaattttattttacatttttcatttatttttatatgtagatTAATctgatgataatttatataatttaatgataattgatttattcacaatttattcattagaattaaaaaaagaatttatgaatatttgataagtttttttaattcccaATTTTCTTGACAAACAaaacttcaaaatattattcttttcgatttatttttatatatataaagtcacCTTTTATCCAGTTTCCATTAGTTAGTTTAGACAAACATGaacattgttttaaaatttgaaaaaagaaaatcataataaagagtccataacttttttttaaaatattatttgatatggtaaaaagaataataaattgaaattttaaataaacaaaatagcatataaataaaaaaatatgttaaatatattatgattttaaaggaattgaaataatttcgtttaatttttatctattttttttagtagaaGATGGTGTATCTACCTCTTACATGAAGGAAAGGAACAGTAGGTTTAATAATGAACAAGATGAATCTATTCAAGGAAGAATGTGGATGTTCGAAATGGCTCAGAGAGAACATGAGTTGAAGCTAAGAATGTTAAATATTGCTTTAGAAAAGGTAGAATTGCAGAAACAGACTGCGATCAACGAGTTGAAAACTTCGGAGATCAAGAGACAGCTTGTGGAGAATCAAGCTGCTGAATATTATAGGTAATATTTTAActgttttattatagaataagtaaaaatattaaaataattattaattatttctaatagaaaaatatttcaaagaaatggaacaaaattttatctaaatttttatttatttaatattattcacatCTGTTTTAAGATATcttttaagtttattatttacatagataaatattaattgcatattaattaaagtaatttttcagaatatgaAGTGAATACGAATTAGTGAatacgaattatattaaaaaatatttttttctctagtattaaataaaaaattttttctcttttgattatatttttttaaattctttaaatttatcggtaaccatttgtatttttgaaaatattatattttcaaaaatctcttttttattaattgttttaatttttacatttaaagttatggtaaatatgataaaaattttatatgtaaaaaaaattgaattaatattgccGCCAAATATGTATCAGAACAGCCATCTCGCGGACATTCTAGTAATGGAGTAATGTTCTCTTTCTTATAGTAGTGTATGGTTTCTAACGAaagtattatatgttataattcttCTATCTAGAATGCAACGAGTTATTACTacaatttctcgaaatatgGCTTTGTTGAGgtacaaaaaaatacattttaaggatgtttaataaatagattatatacatttctatataaatttcttttatgcgtaatttaaattgattccgGCTTTTGCACAGTTCTtgcataataaaaagtaacatATATTTCgtgtcatttatttttctatgagataattcttgtaatattatattatatattttagattaaaatatattcttatgaattctaataagtttataagattttctttaatttcatgaTATATACTTATGTAATAgttattgattttatcattatgaaaAGATAGTTTTATATGTGGttttcatgtatatttttatctaattttttttataattataacatttataatctatagttggaatattttttattatgtgaatatgaatattttatatttaagtatttacTATATTgacgatataaatatactttgtatatttttaactgctactactactgcgtcaaagtttttttttttgatactaTAATTATTGAGAATGACTAATTAAAGTTTGATCATTTGATCATCTTAGCCAAGTAAGAATGGTTGGAGAACGTGGATCAGGAGCAGGTAAaggaggtggtggtggtggctcTATTCGTGAAGCTGGAGGATCTTTTGGAAAAATGGAAGCCGCTCATGAAGATCAGTATTTCTATAATCTGGTtagttattacattttttttttggtactaattaaattcttatgatattttatttattatttattgtttttttatattacaaacatAAATATGATGTAACCATTGAAAGAGATTTATTTAGAAgtctaatttttttgattttagcAAAAACAACAGCTACAAAAACTTAAAGAAGATCTTCACGATGAAATCTCTTTCCATGAAGAACAAATTAAACGTCATCAAGAAGCTATAAACCgccataaaaaaagaatcacagAAAtggataagaaataaaattatccatgTATTTACTCTTTAAGCGTttgttattctttataatgtaatgctcttgtaattattatattactattaataataattagtaaatgTTTATGTctgtactttttttaaatcgaaaaatattatatatattatatacattgaatataaaatagacaatttatttttttctatttataaaacaactatttataaaagcttatatatatatatatatttcaaatgaaaaaatttcaatacaaatcgattatttcaatattttcgattatatttatattcaaatgttTCACTGTCCATGACAGAAAATCGCAAAATTTCTGTTCCGTTCAATTTCATGAGCGATttctttttcgtaaaattaatgatattaaaaattataaaaaacaatgtttCGACATTGTATACGAAAATTTTCGTCCGAAGTAGTCAAGATTaagtaagtataatatttaaaaatttaatttgcaatttgtagttaaatttaaaaaaatttttttatggttatgttatttttttaaaaataattcgacaaTTTGTTCGGTTTGAATAGTTCCAGATATTTTACAAGAAAGTATAgtgattctaataaaaataaaacttcaaatgATGATATTGCATTTGAAGctgaatattattacaaacaggtaattttgaataaataatataatcataaacaaTAAAGACATTTGATCATTTATTTCCCaggataaagaattattagaaatgttaaaacaaaaaatgcaAGAAGAAGTAAAATGTATGCAAGATGAAGTTACGtcgatgcaaaataaaattgacgaATATAATCGTACTATTAATGaaaatcttcgatttttaaaaggcctcgaaaaagatatttcggctagtgataaaaaataaaaaaaatattttttttataattgttttttttgatagtttgagatatattttaataattgctaataatatatatatatatatacatatatatattgaatataataatatattattatattgaaattagaaacTTATACTTGAGCAGTATAGTCAATGTAATTCAaagttttacattttataattaaaaaatgaatcgtaAATACGAtagttccaatttttattttgagatgAAAAATCTATGTAAGTTTttgtgatttttgaaatttatataaattaagaacatattttttattatatgaaacttACCATATCATGTCATTTCCCGCCATTGTTTTTTCaacttcgttattttttttttgaatcttctttcaatttcttaaaaaaacaaaataaaataatttttaaaataattgttttatatataacattaataatttattttattttttaaaaaataaaatgattttaataaaaaaattagcaaaaaagtgtttttatttctttgttaatttcactttaattttgattttgaactaCTtacatatcataatatttaataaattttcttattgtatacatagtttattaattttttgttaagaaatataatcactcttataaaaaaaaacattttaacgagtttaaattattcacgCAATATTGAAAGATTGCTTAAGACTAATGTCCGCGATGATCACTATGTGGCGCTCACAATCATTCAAGATGGTGGAAACTCGGCGATGGAAGTGACCGATCGACGCGCCCTCAGTGTCTCGCGGTTCATCGATCAGTGTGGTGTGTGTCGCGTTGTTGCTCCGGTGGATTTTTTGGTGGTTTGTTCCTGCCTAGGACATACgcgtatttttttcgtttggtTTTCTTGAGTCGACGCCGTGATTATTCAGAGGGCTCGTAAACGGGCCCACCGGCAAATACAAAGGAAAGATGCAACCGAGGATATACTGGATTCTGATCAGTACGGCCGTCATTCTCGCGGGATGCAACGCCGCTACCGAGGTGAGTACGATTACTTTCATAGCCTTCTTTCTGTCATTTCTTCGACAATCGTTCGATCGTCTTTTCCGTCATGTCGTGTTATCGCCTAATAAGTTctgttttgaaataatattttgtctaTGAATTCATCGAACGCGCGTTCCAGCGAGTATTCGAACACGCTTTACCGATTTTCCCGTCAAGCGTTTCTTCGAAATGCTTCCGCTTATGGAATTTCTTTATAGAAATATCGTGTACGTTATTGATGCTTCGCGTTTTCACACGTATTCTTTGCTTCGTAcatgttcaaattttaaacagCAGCATCACGATGCGATTTGATCGCGGTTGTTTACGCTTTATTGCCAATTGCACGAATTTGTTTACTCGTTTTATCGTAGCGTGTTCTTGATGAGAtaggatatttattttgatctcaAGATGGTTTTgatcatattatattcttcgaattattttttactcaattgtttgttttgttattaaaaaatttcttaattttgaagaaaatataaaacaattgttgttaataaattttgattttaaattcttctcacattaaaaattatgcgattattgaaacgaaaatgaGACATAAAGATTCGATATTAATGTTGATCATTTCCGAATTAATTCTTAGAAGATGTTTTTGATGAGGCATTTTTAcctcataattatataatatggtaAATCACGGGAAATTACACGCCCTTGTTCAGTGCGTGCCGCGAatctattatttcgaaatttcttacgGGAGTGAAGTGATTCGCTTTGAT
It encodes the following:
- the LOC409090 gene encoding uncharacterized protein LOC409090, with product MCSNSTTVLLKKRERTQNWIPEEKNVLFSLIKGHVNAIENKKIDAAASAMKMLAWQQIHRTFRGMFSTDRDITRMREQWRRMKSQARMEMYTFAEKMKTLGPEEAAKCRPSDLSIEVWKLMEKTRKNDGDKDRSDENGRRSPENLTSLQAILNKLTATTPEVTTVNEIKVDADSDEYNTEEDSSQSEILKEKPGVSQKKRLRISEEEPIDLPEQGFNSMDTMICDVEDGVSTSYMKERNSRFNNEQDESIQGRMWMFEMAQREHELKLRMLNIALEKVELQKQTAINELKTSEIKRQLVENQAAEYYSQVRMVGERGSGAGKGGGGGGSIREAGGSFGKMEAAHEDQYFYNLQKQQLQKLKEDLHDEISFHEEQIKRHQEAINRHKKRITEMDKK
- the LOC113219280 gene encoding uncharacterized protein LOC113219280, giving the protein MFRHCIRKFSSEVVKIKFDNLFGLNSSRYFTRKYSDSNKNKTSNDDIAFEAEYYYKQDKELLEMLKQKMQEEVKCMQDEVTSMQNKIDEYNRTINENLRFLKGLEKDISASDKK